The following proteins are encoded in a genomic region of Cygnus olor isolate bCygOlo1 chromosome 11, bCygOlo1.pri.v2, whole genome shotgun sequence:
- the GRAMD2A gene encoding GRAM domain-containing protein 2A has protein sequence MHEKAAPPRSPEPMPGRHKLEAARGHRSLESLDGSLEALKDEDIKKCPREAAASKYNSQYHKLFKDIPTEESVLKVCSCALQRDILIQGRLYISPNWLCFYANLFGKDIKVVIPVVSVQLIKKHKTARLLPNGLAITTTASRKYIFVSLISRDSVYDVLRRVCTHLQVSSKKSLSLKEFTEEPDAVSLEVIVPEGKWRKVSPTSLSLSLPDADYQCIHRASVSSLSAKESFTSEEPLASESAINTEEELEVEQSCVAELRPSDYQLLKIFIVLICLLVVSSSYLAFRIFRLEQQLCSLNRDYLSRGHRR, from the exons ATGCACGAGAAGGCGGCGCCCCCGCGGAGCCCCGAGCCCATGCCCGGCCGCCACAAGCTGGAGGCGGCGCGCGGCCACCGGAGCCTGGAGTCCCTCGACGGCAG CCTCGAAGCCCTGAAGGACGAGGACATCAAGAAATGCCCCCGGGAAGCG GCCGCCAGCAAGTACAACTCGCAGTACCACAAGCTGTTCAAGGACATCCCGACGGAGGAGAGCGTGCTGAAAG TTTGCTCCTGTGCGCTCCAGAGGGACATCCTCATCCAGGGACGGCTTTACATTTCCCCCAACTGGCTCTGCTTCTACGCGAACCTTTTTGGGAAGGACATCAAG GTCGTCATCCCGGTGGTCTCCGTCCAGCTCATCAAAAAGCACAAGACGGCCCGGCTGCTGCCCAACGGCCTGGCCATCACCACCACTGCCAGCAGGAAG tacaTCTTTGTGTCGCTGATCTCCCGTGACAGCGTGTACGACGTGCTGCGGAGAGTCTGCACGCACCTGCAG GTTTCGAGTAAGAAGAGCTTGAGCTTGAAGGAGTTCACGGAGGAGCCTGATGCTGTGTCCCTG GAGGTGATCGTCCCCGAGGGCAAGTGGAGGAAGGTGTCGCCTACGTCactctccctgtccctgccgGACGCCGACTACCAGTGCATCCACCGGGCCTCCGTCAGCAGCCTCAGCGCCAAGGAGAGCTTCACCTCCGAGGAGCCCCTGGCCTCAG AAAGTGCAATAAACacagaggaggagctggaggtggaGCAGAGCTGCGTGGCGGAGCTGAGACCCTCCGACTACCAGCTCCTGAAGATCTTCATCGTGCT GATCTGCCTCCTGGTCGTGTCCTCCTCCTACCTGGCG